One window of Candidatus Methylomirabilota bacterium genomic DNA carries:
- a CDS encoding SUMF1/EgtB/PvdO family nonheme iron enzyme — translation MDLVEIPPGWFWMGWEEGHPGERPRHRVWIESFRIARAPVTNRDYASFLASTGTASPPWWGDPRFSHPAQPVVGVNWPEAVAYCTWLAQETGLGHRLPTEAEWEKAARGGLCAARFPWGDARPAVSSFDRPPLVTDTPA, via the coding sequence ATGGACCTGGTGGAGATTCCTCCGGGCTGGTTCTGGATGGGCTGGGAGGAAGGGCACCCGGGCGAGCGTCCCCGCCACCGCGTCTGGATCGAGAGCTTCCGCATCGCCCGAGCGCCCGTCACCAACCGGGACTACGCCTCGTTCCTCGCCTCGACCGGAACCGCGTCGCCTCCCTGGTGGGGCGATCCGCGCTTCAGCCATCCGGCTCAGCCGGTGGTCGGCGTGAACTGGCCCGAAGCCGTGGCCTATTGCACCTGGCTGGCTCAGGAGACGGGCCTCGGCCATCGGCTGCCCACCGAAGCGGAATGGGAGAAGGCCGCCCGCGGCGGGCTGTGTGCCGCGCGGTTTCCCTGGGGCGATGCGCGGCCGGCCGTATCGTCCTTCGACCGACCCCCTCTCGTCACCGACACTCCTGC